In a single window of the Candidatus Methylomirabilota bacterium genome:
- a CDS encoding MotA/TolQ/ExbB proton channel family protein — MSALVAVLIKGGPVMIPLLCCSVLSLAVIIERGWFWWQRRSSADADRTLQLAARAHWEDAIRLGEASPSPIARVLAAGICHKNPSATLAMEAAVHRELARLRRHLPILDTVITLSPLLGLLGTVTGMISAFGVMASSGINQPNAITGGVAEALIATATGLGIAIATLVPYNYFSARIERTLGEIEHYGSRLELMLKEDRS, encoded by the coding sequence GTGTCCGCGTTGGTTGCTGTGCTCATCAAAGGGGGGCCGGTGATGATCCCCCTGCTCTGCTGTTCCGTACTGTCCCTCGCTGTGATCATCGAGCGGGGGTGGTTCTGGTGGCAACGCCGCTCTTCCGCGGATGCCGATCGGACGCTGCAACTGGCGGCGAGGGCTCACTGGGAAGATGCGATCCGTCTTGGCGAGGCTTCTCCTTCCCCGATCGCGCGGGTCCTGGCAGCGGGGATCTGCCACAAAAACCCTTCCGCCACGCTGGCGATGGAGGCTGCTGTTCACAGGGAACTGGCCCGATTGCGGAGGCACCTGCCGATCCTCGATACCGTGATCACCCTCTCGCCGCTGCTGGGGCTGCTCGGCACCGTTACCGGCATGATCAGCGCTTTCGGGGTTATGGCGTCCAGTGGCATCAACCAACCCAACGCCATCACCGGCGGCGTCGCCGAGGCTCTCATTGCGACCGCCACGGGCCTCGGGATCGCCATCGCCACCCTCGTCCCCTATAACTACTTCTCCGCAAGAATCGAGCGAACCCTCGGCGAAATAGAGCACTACGGCTCTCGACTCGAGTTGATGTTGAAGGAAGATCGGTCGTGA
- a CDS encoding biopolymer transporter ExbD produces the protein MKLLRHAPQKARIEIIPMIDTVFFLLVFFMMASLSMAVYRGMPVNLPTAASGQHALQEHASLTVTQEGRLYLNKQSISLEALPDALKALLANNPNLAIILNADEGVPHGRVVEAMDAARGAGVGRLAIAVKPAGAQR, from the coding sequence GTGAAGCTTCTTCGCCACGCACCCCAGAAAGCGCGCATCGAAATCATCCCGATGATCGATACGGTCTTCTTCCTCCTGGTCTTTTTCATGATGGCGTCTCTTTCCATGGCCGTCTACCGGGGGATGCCCGTCAACCTCCCCACTGCCGCAAGCGGCCAGCACGCCCTGCAGGAGCACGCCTCGCTGACGGTGACCCAGGAGGGGCGACTCTATTTGAACAAGCAATCGATCTCGTTGGAGGCGCTCCCGGACGCTCTCAAAGCCCTTCTGGCCAACAATCCCAACCTGGCCATCATCCTCAATGCAGACGAGGGCGTCCCCCACGGGCGCGTCGTGGAGGCTATGGATGCGGCGCGCGGGGCGGGCGTCGGCCGTCTCGCCATCGCCGTGAAGCCTGCAGGAGCACAGAGATGA
- a CDS encoding hemin uptake protein HemP, whose protein sequence is MMKQAPSAHRTDRLAASSPPVHCRRKIESATLFQRDRELVIIHEGQEYVLRITRNGKLILTK, encoded by the coding sequence ATGATGAAACAGGCGCCGTCCGCACACAGGACTGATCGCCTGGCGGCCTCGTCCCCGCCGGTGCATTGCCGACGGAAAATCGAGAGCGCGACGCTGTTCCAGCGCGATCGGGAGCTTGTGATCATTCACGAGGGACAGGAGTACGTCTTGCGTATCACGCGCAATGGGAAATTGATCCTCACGAAGTAA